The Acidobacteriota bacterium genome has a segment encoding these proteins:
- a CDS encoding PP2C family protein-serine/threonine phosphatase, protein MNIKAKLFAVFAAIALMLCVNIGVHFWSVGQRRVAFTKLDKALQREDLLRQAEHNLQNQVKEIALLGEMSLTASGESLGESPIERLDYQDKLSGLADQLISLSEGESAARAFALQGDIATLSTAWAQFYQHIYSDPVQAIAVLALEAEPLSERLSEQFLPAWKEHETQTVGEAKQKTEAVNRMTGRMATAAFIATAILVVGVAVFSFRAQDDLSRKTQALLAAEKTAAHQKAELETAEHIQMVMLPASVTIPGYDLSAMMKPASEVGGDFFDFHKDPHNKTWISIGDVTGHGLTSGLVMMITQTVFETVVGMSKNGNSPKDTILTLNRMLYGYIHQRLNIDKHITAMILREEGDGNFTYSGSHEEILIYRNASQTVERIETPGGWLGVFHDIGYCTRERTFRLNKGDILLLYTDGITEARNAEGRVFGLDNLSSNLKRNRDLPAERIIAGLMETVDSWAEEQHDDRTCIVMKKEESSL, encoded by the coding sequence ATGAACATCAAGGCGAAGCTTTTTGCGGTCTTTGCCGCTATTGCTTTAATGCTGTGCGTCAACATCGGCGTCCATTTCTGGAGCGTCGGCCAGCGAAGAGTTGCTTTCACGAAGCTCGACAAGGCGCTGCAGCGGGAAGACCTTCTAAGGCAGGCCGAGCACAATCTCCAGAACCAGGTCAAGGAGATCGCTTTGCTGGGGGAGATGAGCCTCACCGCAAGCGGCGAGTCTCTCGGGGAAAGCCCCATCGAGCGCCTGGATTACCAGGATAAGCTGTCGGGGCTTGCCGACCAGCTGATTTCGTTGAGCGAGGGTGAATCCGCGGCAAGGGCTTTCGCGCTTCAGGGCGACATCGCCACTCTTTCCACCGCGTGGGCCCAGTTTTACCAGCACATTTACAGCGATCCCGTGCAGGCCATCGCGGTGCTCGCCCTCGAGGCGGAGCCTTTGAGCGAGCGCCTGAGCGAGCAGTTCCTTCCCGCTTGGAAGGAGCATGAGACGCAAACTGTCGGGGAGGCGAAACAGAAAACCGAGGCGGTGAATCGCATGACTGGGCGAATGGCGACCGCCGCCTTCATCGCCACCGCCATCCTGGTGGTGGGAGTGGCCGTTTTTTCGTTTCGCGCCCAGGACGATCTGTCCCGCAAAACGCAGGCGTTGTTAGCAGCGGAAAAAACGGCGGCACATCAAAAAGCGGAATTGGAAACCGCCGAGCACATTCAAATGGTTATGCTGCCCGCGTCCGTGACGATACCGGGCTACGACCTCTCGGCTATGATGAAGCCCGCGAGCGAGGTCGGGGGAGACTTTTTCGACTTTCACAAGGACCCCCACAATAAAACCTGGATCAGCATCGGGGACGTGACCGGCCACGGCCTGACGTCCGGCCTCGTGATGATGATTACCCAGACGGTTTTCGAGACCGTCGTTGGCATGTCCAAAAACGGAAACAGCCCCAAGGACACCATCCTGACCCTCAACCGCATGCTTTACGGCTACATTCACCAGCGGCTGAACATCGACAAGCACATCACGGCCATGATCCTGCGGGAGGAAGGGGACGGGAATTTCACCTACTCGGGGTCTCACGAGGAAATTCTAATCTATCGGAACGCCTCCCAAACCGTTGAGCGCATAGAGACGCCCGGTGGCTGGCTGGGTGTCTTTCACGACATCGGCTACTGCACCCGGGAAAGGACGTTCCGACTAAACAAAGGCGACATCCTGCTGCTCTACACGGACGGCATCACCGAGGCGCGAAACGCCGAAGGCCGGGTCTTCGGCCTGGATAACCTGTCCAGCAACCTCAAGCGAAACCGTGACCTGCCCGCGGAGCGAATTATCGCCGGTCTCATGGAGACCGTGGATTCGTGGGCCGAAGAACAGCACGACGACCGAACCTGCATAGTCATGAAAAAGGAAGAGAGTTCATTATGA